In Silene latifolia isolate original U9 population chromosome 3, ASM4854445v1, whole genome shotgun sequence, a single window of DNA contains:
- the LOC141647727 gene encoding protein CHROMATIN REMODELING 4 isoform X1, producing MKEKDSEPSNMISRNWVLKRKRKRIPYGPDVSLSKDKGKDKDLGDVSARDLSSPKELNDSEQKSDRLTSKRKGNDGYYYECVICDLGGNLLCCESCPRTYHLECLDPPLKRIPNGKWDCPTCLQNNDFASPTGHGDLPLKKVRTETATETLEAVSAPSATIQVSDFLKKSVGKKRSSSKRRSGSTDKLHSLKKLDDLRNDRSRSKDASPPNTTGDGDKKPSTVSGDSQKKFDSSKDSRNATLPVDVKSPLCMDSDSVPNTETAEERDGFLNPTISSGKNPAPLARVSSEGHKRKHKHNKNGNKKKSKMSTKERSDSSPKRELKADSPSPKRKKPQKKRRSVHTRVLVSPQTVFERMKSPEAEELPSKSVEGSHCSGKAESGSDKITLSEQNCHEELQQVDRVLGCRVQYYAEHTLSPKLEATPTELSSAHKQILESQSRESEDQAGSQLLEYDLRDNCLVEKVHVHKRAVSNECNSEDKEAESGRNLGSDVINSKDIVSESCLLSETSPLHVAVEGQNEPYSVDINQVLKPNLSESLLPDGEQTTLEFFVKWVGKSHIHNSWIQESRLKISAKRKLDNYKAKYGTAAINLFEEQWKVPQRVIALRTSKNGDTEAFIKWTGLPYDECTWERTDEPTIEKSSHLIDKFRLLESQTFEKDADKDNASRRNSFQQNEVLPLTEQPLELKGGSLFPHQLEALNWLRKCWHRAKNVILADEMGLGKTVSASAFLASLYFEFKVKLPSLVLVPLSTMPNWMAEFNSWAPDLNVVEYHGNVKGRTLIRQYEWHASHPNNVNKRTGAYKFNVLLTTYEMVLADSSQLRGIPWEVLIVDEGHRLKNSSSKLFSLLNSFSFQHRVLLTGTPLQNNLGELYNLLNFLQPASFPSLSSFEEKFRDLSTADRVDELKKLVAPHMLRRLKKDAMQNIPPKTERMVPVELSSIQAEYYRAMLTKNYQILRNIGKGVPQQSMLNIVMQLRKVCNHPYLIPGTEPETGSVEFLQEMRIKASAKLTLLHSMLKLLHKEGHRVLIFSQMTKLLDILEDYLTVEFGSKTFERVDGSVSVADRQTAIARFNQDKSRFVFLLSTRSCGLGINLATADTVIIYDSDFNPHADIQAMNRAHRIGQSKRLLVYRLVVRASVEERILQLAKKKLMLDQLFVNKSESQKEVEDILRWGTEELFSDSSVKGISDNDLSKGETVPDTEQRSKRRTGGLGDVYQDKCTEGSSKIIWDENAIMKLLDRTILQSGSPDNFETDAENDMLGSVKQSIEWTDETMEEEGKIDSPVAIAGDASALNSDKDGAIGAEENEWDKLLRVRWEKYQNEEEATLGRGKRLRKAVSYREGFAPHPTETLSESGGEDEKEPEPEPEREYTPYGRAHKAKFERLRARQKERLARRKEASLVLDSCKPELHSECPPLELKDPDEAARVIQPCGEAAARSPRTSEMADKMSNECEFTNSNGLTAQKAARLLKLKSSNHSSLKSPGCSSENAIPDGPSYLSPVLGLCAPNACQPESSQKSFSRSYGRENSHGSLSNFPLNMSGSSRSAADVKRLEMHTGTPRLPETPSDFPPHYIKSSFSDSPLPFPPCHPSFLQQKFPESLENPGASSADFLEKMGLPRLPFDPRLLATFPPKTLQSPGANFLANLSLGRRDEPANVQPPSASSFVQNLRLHAQDMSYFNQEEVDVLPTLSLGRKPNTCPPIPENHRKVLENIALRTGYGASRFLKRKSKVDGWSEDELDSLWIGVRRHGRGNWDAMLRDPRLKFSKFKTPNELASRWEEEQLKIVDASLGMRSDEQAKSRESALFPNISDDMMARALQGSRLGGTKLHNHLTDMKLGFGDLASNLHPFEPANYTGIRPQNHAPFQSFAPGILPARYFGDPSTIFSDTHGASLPMEPPMLHSAFGPGNVGVPPLNRQSGSDIPLQDEYQKVPNQLNRPLNFPHGPPNDVGSSSQPPPPPPASSFLHNPSNMLLKGKEIAIENSSAKENLPHWLREAVGTHKTPDPELPPTVSAIAQSVRLLYAEEKPSIPPFVTPGPLPSQPKDPRKSLKKKKKRRPNISGLCPTDIAGGSQDFHGGSSSDTLASISISMLPALPKSGLSPSPEVLQLVASCVAPASSVMPDSQPPVSLDMDQGHGNSTKSEPLIVDDPEGEEVSSEKTSAIESKGKDAVEP from the exons ATGAAGGAAAAGGATTCAGAACCTAGTAATATGATTAGTCGAAACTGGGTGTTGAAACGCAAGCGTAAGAGAATTCCTTACGGACCAGATGTATCTCTTAGCAAGGACAAGGGGAAGGACAAGGATTTGGGAGATGTATCTGCTAGAGACCTTTCTTCTCCTAAAGAGTTGAACGATTCTGAACAGAAGTCTGACCGTTTGACATCCAAAAGAAAGGGAAATGACGGG TATTATTATGAATGCGTGATTTGTGATCTTGGAGGGAACCTTTTATGTTGTGAGAGCTGTCCAAGAACATACCATCTTGAATGCCTCGACCCACCCCTTAAG CGAATCCCAAATGGGAAGTGGGATTGTCCAACCTGTTTACAGAATAATGATTTTGCTTCTCCTACTGGGCATGGAGATTTGCCGCTAAAAAAAGTGAGGACAGAGACCGCAACTGAAACGCTGGAAGCTGTAAGTGCACCATCGGCGACTATTCAAGTATCCGATTTCTTGAAAAAGTCCGTTGGGAAGAAAAGGTCATCTAGCAAAAGAAGATCTGGCTCAACTGACAAATTGCACTCTTTAAAGAAGCTAGATGATTTAAGAAATGATAGGTCACGCTCCAAAGATGCCTCTCCTCCGAATACAACTGGTGATGGTGATAAAAAGCCTTCTACTGTTTCTGGGGACAGTCAAAAGAAATTTGATTCATCAAAAGATAGCAGGAATGCGACCCTTCCAGTAGATGTCAAGTCGCCTCTTTGCATGGATAGTGATTCTGTGCCAAATACTGAAACTGCTGAAGAACGGGATGGTTTTTTGAACCCAACTATTTCTTCTGGGAAGAATCCTGCCCCTTTGGCTCGAGTTTCTTCTGAAGGTCACAAAAGAAAACATAAGCACAACAAAAATGGAAACAAGAAAAAATCTAAGATGTCTACTAAGGAGCGCTCAGACAGTTCTCCGAAGCGCGAATTGAAAGCAGATTCTCCTTCTCCAAAGAGGAAGAAGCCACAAAAAAAACGTCGCTCTGTTCATACCAGAGTTCTTGTTTCACCACAGACTGTGTTCGAAAGGATGAAAAGTCCAGAAGCGGAG GAGCTTCCAAGCAAATCAGTGGAAGGTTCACATTGTTCCGGAAAGGCTGAATCTGGCAGTGATAAGATAACATTATCTGAACAGAATTGTCATGAAGAACTCCAACAG GTTGATCGAGTGTTAGGATGTAGAGTGCAATATTATGCAGAACACACTCTTAGTCCTAAGCTCGAGGCTACACCGACTGAGCTGTCTTCCGCTCACAAACAAATCCTGGAAAGTCAGTCAAGGGAGTCAGAAGATCAAGCTGGTTCTCAGCTGTTAGAATATGACCTGAGGGATAACTGTTTAGTGGAAAAAGTACATGTTCACAAAAGAGCTGTTTCGAATGAGTGCAACAGTGAAGATAAAGAAGCCGAGTCAGGGAGGAATTTAGGCTCGGATGTCATAAATAGTAAAGACATTGTCAGTGAATCTTGTTTATTGAGCGAAACTTCTCCACTCCATGTTGCAGTAGAAGGACAAAATGAACCTTATAGTGTAGATATTAATCAAGTCCTAAAGCCTAATTTGTCTGAATCTCTGTTACCTGATGGAGAACAAACAACCCTTGAATTTTTTGTGAAATGGGTTGGAAAATCACATATTCATAATAGTTGGATTCAAGAGTCTAGGCTTAAAATTTCAGCCAAACGAAAGCTGGATAACTATAAGGCAAAGTACGGAACAGCAGCAATAAATCTATTCGAGGAACAATGGAAGGTTCCCCAGCGGGTGATTGCGCTTCGAACGTCAAAAAATGGCGACACTGAAGCGTTTATCAAATGGACTGGCCTCCCTTATGATGAATGCACCTGGGAGAGGACAGATGAACCCACAATTGAGAAATCCTCACATCTAATTGATAAGTTCCGTTTACTCGAAAGCCAAACATTTGAAAAGGATGCTGATAAAGATAATGCGTCAAGGAGAAATTCTTTTCAGCAAAATGAGGTTCTTCCTTTGACCGAGCAGCCTTTGGAGCTCAAGGGTGGTTCTCTATTTCCACATCAACTAGAAGCTCTGAATTGGTTACGCAAATGCTGGCATCGAGCAAAAAATGTAATTCTCGCCGATGAGATGGGACTTGGAAAAACTGTTTCTGCTAGTGCCTTCCTTGCATCCTTGTACTTTGAGTTTAAAGTGAAGCTTCCTTCTCTTGTCTTGGTTCCTCTTTCAACTATGCCTAATTGGATGGCGGAGTTTAATTCCTGGGCTCCAGATTTGAATGTGGTAGAGTATCATGGAAATGTTAAAGGAAGAACTTTAATTCGTCAATATGAATGGCATGCCAGTCATCCTAATAATGTGAATAAGAGAACAGGGGCTTACAAGTTTAACGTTCTTCTAACCACTTACGAGATGGTCTTGGCTGATTCCTCCCAGTTACGAGGAATTCCGTGGGAGGTTCTTATTGTTGATGAAGGCCACCGGCTCAAGAACTCGAGCAGTAAACTTTTTAGCTTGCTTAATAGCTTCTCTTTCCAGCACCGTGTACTCTTGACAGGAACTCCTCTTCAGAATAACCTAGGCGAGCTGTATAACTTACTTAATTTTTTGCAGCCAGCTTCATTCCCTTCTTTATCGTCGTTTGAGGAAAAATTTAGGGATCTGTCAACCGCGGATAGGGTGGATGAGCTGAAAAAACTTGTCGCACCTCATATGCTTAGAAGGTTGAAGAAAGATGCCATGCAAAACATTCCGCCAAAGACTGAAAGAATGGTTCCTGTTGAGCTGTCTTCTATCCAAGCTGAATATTACCGTGCAATGCTCACCAAGAACTATCAAATCTTAAGGAACATTGGCAAAGGGGTCCCACAACAGTCTATGCTTAATATAGTTATGCAGCTCCGAAAGGTTTGTAATCATCCTTATCTAATCCCTGGCACAGAGCCGGAAACAGGTTCAGTtgaatttcttcaggaaatgagGATAAAGGCTTCAGCCAAGCTCACTCTTTTGCATTCAATGCTCAAATTGTTACACAAAGAAGGTCATAGAGTTCTGATATTTTCACAAATGACAAAGCTTCTAGATATTCTAGAAGATTACCTGACTGTTGAATTTGGATCAAAAACATTTGAGAGAGTAGATGGTTCTGTTTCTGTTGCTGATCGCCAAACGGCAATTGCTCGCTTCAATCAAGATAAGAGTCGATTTGTTTTTCTGCTTTCGACTCGTTCTTGTGGCCTTGGTATCAATTTGGCTACTGCTGATACTGTTATAATATACGACTCGGATTTCAACCCACATGCGGACATTCAAGCCATGAATCGTGCCCATCGAATCGGGCAATCGAAAAGACTTTTGGTTTATAGGCTTGTAGTTCGCGCGAGTGTTGAGGAACGTATCTTGCAGTTAGCAAAGAAAAAGCTGATGTTGGATCAGCTTTTTGTAAACAAATCTGAATCCCAGAAGGAGGTGGAGGATATACTGCGTTGGGGTACTGAAGAACTCTTTAGTGATTCTTCTGTTAAGGGTATAAGTGACAATGATTTGAGCAAGGGTGAAACAGTTCCAGATACAGAGCAAAGGAGTAAGAGAAGAACTGGAGGCCTTGGAGATGTTTACCAAGACAAATGTACAGAGGGCAGCAGCAAAATCATCTGGGACGAAAATGCCATCATGAAACTGCTTGACCGTACAATCCTTCAATCCGGATCACCAGATAACTTTGAAACTGATGCGGAGAATGATATGCTTGGGTCAGTAAAG CAGTCTATTGAGTGGACGGATGAGACGATGGAGGAGGAAGGGAAAATTGATTCACCGGTTGCCATTGCCGGTGATGCTTCTGCTCTAAACTCAGATAAAGATGGGGCCATTGGTGCAGAAGAAAATGAATGGGATAAGCTTTTGCGTGTCAG GTGGGAGAAATATCAGAATGAAGAGGAAGCCACACTTGGTAGAGGCAAACGCCTCAGGAAAGCAGTGTCATACAGGGAAGGATTTGCACCTCATCCAACTGAAACACTTAGCGAG AGTGGTGGTGAAGATGAGAAAGAGCCAGAACCAGAGCCAGAAAGGGAGTACACACCTTATGGGCGTGCTCATAAAGCAAAGTT TGAGAGGCTTCGGGCCCGGCAAAAAGAACGACTTGCTCGAAGAAAAGAAGCTTCTCTGGTTTTGGATTCTTGTAAGCCTGAGTTACACTCTGAGTGCCCTCCGTTAGAGTTGAAAGACCCAGATGAAGCTGCTAGAGTGATACAACCATGTGGAGAAGCAGCTGCAAGGAGTCCTAGGACATCCGAGATGGCAGATAAGATGTCAAATGAGTGTGAGTTTACCAACAGCAATGGACTCACAGCTCAAAAAGCCGCGAGGCTATTAAAGCTTAAATCTAGCAATCACTCCTCACTCAAATCACCAGGCTGCTCCTCTGAAAATGCTATTCCCGACGGTCCAAGCTACCTGTCACCTGTTCTGGGTCTTTGTGCACCAAATGCTTGTCAACCAGAGTCATCTCAGAAAAGCTTTTCAAGATCGTATGGAAGAGAAAATAGTCATGGAAGCCTATCAAATTTTCCTTTGAACATGTCAGGTTCCTCAAGGAGTGCTGCGGACGTGAAGAGACTTGAGATGCATACAGGCACACCAAGGCTTCCAGAAACACCATCAGACTTTCCACCACATTATATAAAGAGCAGCTTCTCAGATAGCCCACTTCCATTTCCTCCA TGTCATCCATCATTCTTGCAGCAAAAGTTTCCTGAATCTTTAGAGAACCCAGGTGCTAGTTCTGCAGATTTTCTGGAAAAAATGGGGTTGCCCAGATTGCCTTTTGATCCAAGGTTGTTAGCGACTTTTCCTCCTAAAACCTTACAGAGCCCAGGAGCCAACTTCTTAGCAAACTTATCACTTGGACGGAGAGATGAGCCTGCTAATGTGCAACCGCCTTCAGCATCGTCGTTTGTGCAAAATTTGAGGCTCCATGCGCAAGACATGTCGTATTTTAATCAGGAAGAGGTGGATGTCCTACCGACATTAAGTTTGGGCCGCAAGCCAAACACTTGTCCACCGATTCCTGAAAATCACAGGAAGGTTCTTGAGAATATTGCTTTGAGGACTGGATATGGAGCAAGCCGCTTCTTGAAGAGGAAGTCAAAAGTAGATGGATGGTCCGAAGATGAACTCGATTCCCTTTGGATTGGTGTTCGAAGACACGGGCGAGGCAACTGGGATGCCATGCTTAGGGATCCTAGattgaaattttcaaaattcaaaactcCTAATGAACTGGCTTCTAGGTGGGAGGAAGAGCAGTTGAAGATAGTGGATGCTTCACTAGGTATGAGATCTGATGAGCAGGCTAAATCTCGTGAGTCTGCTTTATTCCCCAACATTTCTGATGACATGATGGCAAGGGCCCTTCAGGGGAGTAGGTTAGGCGGGACCAAATTACACAATCACTTGACTGACATGAAGCTGGGTTTTGGCGATCTTGCATCAAACCTTCACCCTTTTGAACCCGCCAACTATACTGGCATTCGACCTCAAAACCATGCTCCTTTCCAATCTTTTGCTCCTGGTATTTTGCCAGCAAGGTATTTTGGCGACCCATCTACAATTTTTTCTGATACTCATGGTGCTTCATTGCCAATGGAGCCTCCAATGCTTCACAGTGCATTTGGACCTGGTAATGTTGGTGTTCCGCCTTTAAATCGGCAAAGTGGATCTGATATACCCCTTCAAGATGAATATCAGAAGGTTCCAAATCAGTTGAATAGGCCACTTAATTTTCCTCATGGTCCTCCCAATGATGTGGGTAGCAGTAgtcagccaccaccaccaccaccagcttCAAGCTTTCTGCATAATCCTAGTAACATGCTTTTGAAGGGGAAAGAAATAGCCATTGAAAATAGTTCAGCGAAGGAAAATCTACCACATTGGCTTCGGGAAGCTGTAGGAACTCATAAGACTCCCGACCCTGAACTTCCTCCTACAGTTTCCGCTATAGCACAATCGGTCCGTTTACTATATGCTGAAGAGAAGCCTTCCATCCCCCCTTTTGTTACTCCTGGTCCACTTCCCTCACAGCCCAAAGATCCTCGGAAAAGtttgaagaaaaagaagaaacgTAGGCCTAATATATCTGGGCTGTGCCCAACTGATATTGCTGGAGGTAGCCAAGACTTCCATGGCGGCTCCTCTAGTGATACTCTTGCTTCAATATCTATTTCCATGTTGCCGGCACTGCCAAAGTCCGGCTTATCGCCCTCTCCTGAAGTCCTGCAGTTGGTAGCATCTTGTGTTGCTCCTGCTTCATCTGTGATGCCCGACAGTCAACCACCTGTGTCTTTAGACATGGATCAAGGGCATGGGAACTCTACCAAATCTGAGCCGTTAATTGTTGATGACCCAGAGGGTGAGGAAGTGTCATCGGAGAAAACATCAGCGATTGAATCAAAAGGCAAAGATGCAGTGGAGCCATAA